A part of Bacillus rossius redtenbacheri isolate Brsri chromosome 1, Brsri_v3, whole genome shotgun sequence genomic DNA contains:
- the LOC134528077 gene encoding uncharacterized protein LOC134528077 codes for MFSFLDHMTPTAKDKANELLAKAIYVSGAPLSMVEHPLWQEFFKLIRPAYSLPTRKSVSTTLLDAEFAKTQNRIKGIIADARNLALQCDGWSNLRNESILNFIINTPQPVFVDSINTKDNCHTGEYIAGEMKTILMKYDPRKFLVVIGDNASNMKKAGELVENEFPHIVSIGCIAHTLHLLCNDIVKCESVSNCFKRVVDIIKTIKQSHILTSVLSEINETKGNKTTLHLPVVTRWGSFLHCLDSMMNNRVSLQTLAVSEKVGNAISKDIKTNILDDDVFWIRIEKLANLLRPVVSWISRLESDKLNIHNTHGALAEIEDALKVSLPESPLSKSDEKIVLMKMETRKEFALKPIHLAACMLHPSSQGHTLKPDEQFQPIWNTLKKV; via the exons ATGTTTTCTTTTCTCGACCATATGACTCCAACAGCTAAG GACAAAGCCAATGAGTTGCTGGCTAAAGCTATCTATGTTAGTGGAGCACCTTTATCAATGGTTGAGCATCCACTGTGGCAAGAATTCTTTAAGTTAATTCGCCCCGCGTACAGTCTGCCAACACGAAAATCAGTTTCAACAACCCTTCTTGATGCAGAGTTTGCAAAAACTCAAAATAGAATTAAAGGAATAATAGCTGATGCAAGAAACCTTGCTCTGCAGTGCGATGGCTGGAGCAATCTGAG gaaTGAAAGCATTTTGAATTTCATCATCAACACACCACAGCCAGTGTTTGTAGACTCTATTAATACCAAAGACAACTGTCATACTGGAGAATACATCGCTggtgaaatgaaaacaattttgatgaaatatgaTCCAAGAAAGTTCTTAGTGGTTATTGGTGATAATGCTTCCAACATGAAGAaagcaggtgaactggtagaaaATGAATTTCCACATATTGTGTCTATTGGATGTATAGCACATacactacatcttttatgcaatgATATTGTGAAGTGTGAGTCAGTTTCTAATTGTTTCAAAAGAGTAGTTGACATCATTAAAACAATCAAACAGTCTCATATTTTAACTTCAGTACTTTCTGAAATTAATGAGACAAAAGGTAACAAAACTACCCTTCACTTGCCTGTTGTAACCCGTTggggaagtttcttacattgctTAGACAGTATGATGAACAACAGAGTAAGTTTACAGACCTTAGCAGTAAGCGAAAAAGTTGGTAATGCAATTTCAAAAGACATTAAAACCAACATTTTGGATGATGATGTGTTTTGGATAAGAATTGAAAAATTGGCTAACCTGTTACGGCCAGTTGTTTCCTGGATTTCAAGGTTAGAATCAGATAAACTCAATATTCATAACACACATGGAGCTTTAGCTGAAATTGAAGATGCTTTAAAAGTGTCACTTCCAGAATCCCCACTTTCAAAGAGCGACGAGAAAATTGTACTAATGAAAATGGAAACCAGGAAAGAATTTGCTTTGAAACCTATCCATCTGGCTGCATGCATGTTACACCCCTCTTCACAAGGCCATACACTTAAACCTGATGAACAATTTCAACCGATATGGAACACATTGAAGAAGGTATAG